The following proteins come from a genomic window of Montipora capricornis isolate CH-2021 chromosome 9, ASM3666992v2, whole genome shotgun sequence:
- the LOC138017062 gene encoding uncharacterized protein: MAASAAWQCTVCGAILQTTSEFLNHDCTGALSPELPLDSGPMVSYHENQLVEKVAEVTTSNVLERWEDSHVKLLISCYKEYKHLFGKGKSTKKEIFGKIAFSFNKQAPNSLVTGEQCMRKWTKLETKLKEVEDHNSKSGNDKKSMKFQDMMVDCIGEKKNVKPEVIMESTGEDVGSLSDNSAGGDDTESSGKSVVKQRVKRKHRSHSSAAEMLTFLSSYSEKREKNEEEKLKLLKEMKEERNQFLGQLLEIMKKSKS; this comes from the exons atggctgcctcTGCAGCGTGGCAATGCACGGTGTGTGGAGCAATTTTGCAAACCACTTCCGAGTTCCTAAATCATGACTGTACAG GAGCTCTTAGCCCTGAATTACCCCTGGATTCAGGACCTATGGTCTCTTATCATGAAAATCAACTAGTGGAGAAGGTAGCTGAAGTGACAACCTCAAATGTGTTGGAAAGATGGGAAGACTCCCACGTGAAACTTCTGATTTCGTGTTATAAAGAATATAAGCACTTGTTTGGCAAAGGTAAATCCACAAAGAAGGAAATTTTTGGCAAGATAGCATTCAGCTTCAACAAACAAGCACCCAACAGTCTTGTCACTGGCGAGCAATGCATGCGTAAATGGACCAAACTTGAAACCAAGCTCAAGGAAGTAGAGGACCACAACAGTAAATCTGGAAATGACAAGAAATCAATGAAGTTCCAAGACATGATGGTTGATTGCATTGGTGAAAAAAAGAATGTCAAACCAGAAGTAATAATGGAAAGCACTGGTGAGGATGTGGGGAGTCTTTCTGACAACTCAGCTGGTGGGGATGACACAGAATCCTCTGGAAAATCAGTGGTTAAGCAGAGAGTAAAACGAAAGCACAGGTCTCATTCATCTGCAGCTGAAATGTTAACATTTTTATCATCATACTctgaaaagagagaaaaaaacgaagaagagaAGTTAAAGTTGTTAAAAGAAatgaaggaagaaagaaatcaGTTTCTTGGCCAGTTACTTGAAATTATGAAGAAATCAAAGTCGTAG